The window ATTGAAATTTTCAGTTAACTATCTGtagaagattaattttattgtaacgcAACGTATGGACAGGTGATTTTTAAGAATTCTCTACTGTTTgtgaaacataaaattaaccTTCCAagttctatacatatatataagttacaatgtgtaaataaaattatttataaaaacaaaataaaagtatataacatGCGAGAAAACTAAAAcaacatataagaaaaaaaaaaaatagaaattataacACTTACAACAATTGTCATTCTCTATTAAGCTTCACTCTGTACACTTATAAATAAAGGTCAAAATTGCACAATCAAAATAAAGGAATGCTTTCTTTGGcgcttaaaaactatttaaaaaaatcacaatttagctgcgaaaaaataaattcgatttaaaatcctTAGCTATATCCTAATccctagtaaaaaataaattgtaaacgaTTACCACAGTGAAGGTATAaggaaatataatatgtatatgaattacCTTATTAGTAACGTAAAATAATGTGCAGCcaattgtaatttatgtatCATCTATCTAGTCTCGGAGGACATGCAACAATTATACCTAACGATGTGGCAaacaattaactatttaaaaactatCACACATTTGCAGCAGTTTACGTCGTCCTTGCTTtgcgtatatttttcttttcagcTTCGGTGAACCCTAGTATGTTTTCTATAGCATTTAAATGTCCTTGGTGATTCTCTGGGTCTGTGAGGAAATAATAAATGGCCGATTTCAGAAACTGTAATGTCACCTCCGGGTCTACGTTCATCTTGGTGCCTTTCTGGGACTCTACAATGCGACGATACATTGCCTGTAAcagattattagtattttagatttttttcacaTCTGAAAGGCATACTGTAAATACATGTAACTATCTACTTATCtacatttctataaataaaattataataactaaatgtctaaaatacaaaacaaaattaaattgtggttagttttattgtaaaagaaaaaatataaatgatctgtaatatttttgatttgaactGCCTTAAAATTTACCAATCAAAAAAAAGAAGGTcttccttatatatattttttttatttattattgacatcatcagtaaaatatattttattttttctaatgtgGTTTTCAAGaaagcttaattttttaatagcaaaTGAAACATTCCAActcgttttatttgaatttctttttatataagttgttTGTTGTTATACACTATGTGTTCTTATTACAAATCAatgctatatttatattctattgttaCAGTATAAACAATACTGTtagaacatatatattataccttTCTCCTCGTATAATTTCCAAGTACTTCCACCAAATAACCAAAAGAGGCTGTTTCAAAATATAGCATGCAAAGCTTAATAAGCACAGGTTAGGTTTTGATTTAATGATTTTGTTAACAACTAATACTAGGGATGAAACATATGGTtaggattatatattatttattttgcaacaTAAATAGTCACAGcatatttcattaaagtttacactagatataataataataactatactgtGACTGAAAAGCTACAAGGACATATTGCATGAGAAATACAATTGACAATGGTGGgtgaattgaattttttatttcattatttagtaTGTGAAATGTGTCATATGTTTAGCTATGTGACATTAATACATGAAAAGATTAAaagtgacttttttttaaattgccagCAACATGCACTACATCCTACATGGTCTACATATACTTCAATGGGTATATAAGAACTATACAACGACAGTAAAGAACTGTGACCTGTGCAATAAAGCAaggtgtaaataaaatttaaatttattaatatgactaGTCTGTTCTTTGTAGTACTCCAACCTTTCGAGCTCCTAGGACCCATAAAGAAACAGCCTCCTTTGCACTTAGAAGTACTTGTGACTTTGTTGTTGTGTCCTCTGTGAATGCAGTGTCCTGTAATTCACTACATGTTAAAGCGGTTCCTGTTAATTGCTACTACTTGCACACTCTACACAAACGGTGTACAACACTATGATTTATTAGTTCATAAATTCATAGACaacttaaataaacacatttaattttatttataatgatagaaTCAGAAACCACTAAGAAAGTGTTAGCATTTTAAATAGAAAGAAAgacagaaaaaaacaattttctaattaaataattatgggctttgttaaaaatataggaGTTATGAATTTGGAATTTTTGCTAATGAGTCAGTTAGCGAAGGAatctacttatattattttgagcAAAATTCATACATAAAGCATTATTATATACTCACTCGGACGTTTTCAAGCTCAGTCTGAGTAATTTGCAACTGTTCCAACAGCTCTTCAACTGAAACTCTGTTCAATTGGCTAGTACTAGGTTCTGGTTCAGCGTCctagaaaattaatatattatttatgtataattgtttttcaattaaaagttgCTAAATTCTGGCTAAAAATAAGattgtatatacaatttattacctTATCCAACTCATACTTGGCCGCTTCTCTACCCTTATCATACATTTGCAAATACATAGAACGATGTCTGCCTTCTTCATCTTGTAGCTGTTTGCTTGCTTCCTCTAATTGTTTCTCCAAAACATGTATTCTTTCCTTTGCCTGTTCATAGTTGGGCAACAATTCACAGTACCGTGTATTAACATCTGCTAGTTTCTGAAGCAAAGCCTCAACTTTATCATTGtgtgctttttttatttcttgtgttTCACCCACATGTGATCTCACAACATCTTCTATTTTCTTGTCATAATAAGCTATCAAATTGCGCCGTTCTTCATCACTGTCAGATGTTTCTGTCATGCATGATGCATCATGGGTTAACATATGAACTGATTCCTTTGAGTGTAAGGATGAATTTGTGAGATCATCAAAGTGTCCTGAATCAGTGAATGATCCTTGCATTTCATTGCGACACCGAGTTGGTGTTTGCCCTTTAAATAAAGGGCTGTCAATAATATCAAATGATCTATGACTTTCCTTACATTTAATACTCTCATCTTCAATAGATGCTTCGCCATTGTTTTCCCGTACTGTAACAATCTCACTAGAGTTTGACTTATCATCTGGTGAGAATATGGAAGCTTTGTAAAGACGTAGTTCGACAACTTCTTTTGTGAGCTGAAATATTTCACTGTCTTTCTTTTCTAAGTCTTTCTTTGCTTGGCTCAGAAGGTTTTTAAGACGACGAATTTGCTTTTGAGCTCGCTGAGTTGGTGTTAAATACTCCTCTCCAGCTAGACCAGCATGTGAGGAACAATGCAACACATATCGCATAGACCTGCCACTGAAAGTGGTACCATTGAATGGTGCATATCCAGCGTCGATTGATGCAGCGGTGGCTGCACTGCCATAGCTGTGCAAGGATTCATCATCAGGCAAATCTTCCGGAGAACCAGGTGGAGTATGAGCTGAATCTGTCATACTCAGATTTCTGTCCATGCAAGGCTCTTGCTTTTTCAAACAGGATTTCTTtggtttgttttgtatatttgaattgaatgactaaaaatagaacaataagGGAACTGTATTAAAATTGAACTTTTATAAAATCACAAGCTAATTCATTGGCTCCAACTTTACATCAATATTTTGCCTAACAACATTGATTATCGTTATTTCATTACGTtaaatcgtataaatatttgatttattataagaatgcGTGGTGCAGTAGCCAACGTAAATTAATTGGCTGCAACACGGATCAAAATAGTATAACATACTTGACTGCGTGGGCGATGGCTTGGCTCTGGAAGACGAGAGCCATCGCTTCGTTGTTTCTGGTGTGTATTTTCCGTGATTATTGGAATATATTTCCTAGTTGTTAAAGGCGATCGCTGCACCATTTTTTCACCGCGCAGCCGCAGTGAAGATGAGCGGCGAAAATTTCCTGTGACATTTCCTGCGCAGAAATGTTCATCTTGAAACTCGGCGAGTCTTCTaccataatttttattcattttatataattaattcacatTGACGTAGCGTTCTGCAATATTAAACAGATGGCAAAAATTGAAATTCAGATCATTCAAAGATCAAAACAAACtctcacagataataaatattaaagacagATATAGTACATATAActgttacttaatttaaaaaaatatattaaatacataatattatatataagtgttAAGAGTttttactcaatatttttttcgatcgTTTGAGAATAGCATACAATGCAATGAAATTTCATGGAGAtggataataaaatcaatataaatattcttggCCAAATTTAGTAcactaatttattatgtattgacactaatattatacccaatataatgtgaaatataataatacctatGAAACGATTCTAGACCACATAACCCATATTATGAGTTATGAGGTGTGAAACTGTTTCATTGGTCTAGTGGTAGCATATAAGGTCCAGAAACGGGGGTCATTTTGTATTCTAATTACCAGTCGAGTCAATGAATGCTATTGAGAAACAGATAAACTAGAGCTATGAATTAAGCAATGGTCTTGTGCATGACCTTTCAGTCGTTATGGATTTTCTAGGCATAGAATTATGATAGCGAATGAGAGTAGGTATATATAGGTTATTGCATCATTATGGTGCGTACTATTGTTttgcaaacaataataaattatagtaggtACACATTACGTTTTCCTGCGAAGTTGGAAAATCGTTTAATATCTGAATATAATATACGCACGAAATACAAATATACCTTGAGCTCAGCCACCGTGACCGAAACTGAGTCGGGACTTCATGTTTTATTCTTTGCTTCTTGTAATAAATTGCATAatcatgtttatatatttgtaaatagtttgTAACTGGTAACAAAATGAATATCTgagacttatattattaaaataaaatatattttgtaaataacctTCCTAATCCGTAAATGAGAGAGAAAAATCaatgttaaagataaaaaatatgtctttaaaataatacgcaTAACATTATTGTCATGCACATATCAAGTTAAACGGGGTTTGACTgccactataaaatatttttctcttttaaatcttaataactataatttgtGTCTCTTTAGGTTGAAACATATCCACACAACGAAGTCcattttgtattatgttttacACGTTTACATTTTGCGAAAGCTGAGGCAGCTAAAAGATTAATTGTACGACGCGTGTCTtgaacagttatttttttacctaaaGTAAACCAAATCTTATTTTGTCGACAAGCTAAAATATAAACAGCATTATCCGTGCAAATAATGTGCAAGTgggatataaatataaatgcatacgctaaataatattaaataaaaagcaatataaaaattttgctaaggcataataaaaagattaagtAGGAGTGTACAATTGGTTGTGTCTATTTACAAATCATTGCGATAACTTTGAAACCACCGTTATGTTGGTatctaagtaatataattttaattccaacTCCGTAAGTTACAAGCTTATTACAACACTTAATTAAAGTTGCAAAATCCGCTAAGAAATATTTCTCAGACAATAACGCAAGAGTGAACAATCGACTTCACAacacgaaatttgtaaaaaataacattgttgtTTTATACGCATTGAAACTCAATAGTAACtttggaatttatattaatatagtggaaaaatataatagtaatgttaaaaatttagatatcttttatatttattaaattgttatagcaAATACTACATAgcgaaataatatgtaatttgtaaTACGAGGTCAAAATACTCCTAAATAAATCCTACCGTtggaatttttaatacaaatgttttgatttaaatattagaaaattaataaccaaacaagagttatgtatatattagtcTTCATATTCTGCATATTCCATATTATGCAAGtacaatatatttcaatctaatatttacttgtagtatttcatcaaatttaactTCGCAAACTAATTATTACTTgcgttatatatttacaagtacGAATCGTGCGGATCGGTATTTAGTTTCAGTTTTGTAGcggtaaatttaaattgtattgctACCTACCGAATCGtacaataaaattctaaaattgaTCGGATTCGCGTACAACAATcagattatatataagataagggTTATGGTGAGGTAAGTTTGTTGGTATTGTtacaaacgataaaaaaatattattgcagtaacaatgaataacaaaatcattttatagtgataatttttattcataagccGTATGTGAAATCGttaatttattccaaatataaaattgaaatataataattaaattacatttttaatcatactacatcaacatattaataaaattattgatggtAATAATAAAGCACAAATGTGCACATCATGCTgctctattatttaatagaaatcgTATCGTTTGCACATACAAGCGTACAATTAAGTATATAGTACAGGTATAAAGTGACAAACCAATACAATCGGCTTAAAAAGACTTTCTGTCCATACAACAATCAATTCAATACAACAATTTACGGAACATTGCGGAAAAACCAACGGAActctaaatttgtaaaaattgattataattccAAGtactttaaactttttaatatttcattattattattctttgctccgaaaacaaattaatttaaactaactAAATCTATATCTGCTCCATTGCATGTTTGTGCATCGatgcgtggtggaattagctccaagccttctcctcaactGGTAAGGGttccttagcccatcagtggtaCATTACCGGCTATTACTTTACTAAATCTATTAAAACGACCAAACACTATGTGTCATTAATAGTTTTGGTGCTAttgatcatataaatattaagcgtATGAGTTATATGGATATAGTCTGCTTTACGTAATATTACAATacgtaaatatgtt is drawn from Vanessa atalanta chromosome 16, ilVanAtal1.2, whole genome shotgun sequence and contains these coding sequences:
- the LOC125069970 gene encoding protein quick-to-court isoform X2, whose product is MDIGNIRASHKHRNVTGNFRRSSSLRLRGEKMVQRSPLTTRKYIPIITENTHQKQRSDGSRLPEPSHRPRSQSFNSNIQNKPKKSCLKKQEPCMDRNLSMTDSAHTPPGSPEDLPDDESLHSYGSAATAASIDAGYAPFNGTTFSGRSMRYVLHCSSHAGLAGEEYLTPTQRAQKQIRRLKNLLSQAKKDLEKKDSEIFQLTKEVVELRLYKASIFSPDDKSNSSEIVTVRENNGEASIEDESIKCKESHRSFDIIDSPLFKGQTPTRCRNEMQGSFTDSGHFDDLTNSSLHSKESVHMLTHDASCMTETSDSDEERRNLIAYYDKKIEDVVRSHVGETQEIKKAHNDKVEALLQKLADVNTRYCELLPNYEQAKERIHVLEKQLEEASKQLQDEEGRHRSMYLQMYDKGREAAKYELDKDAEPEPSTSQLNRVSVEELLEQLQITQTELENVRDTAFTEDTTTKSQVLLSAKEAVSLWVLGARKAMYRRIVESQKGTKMNVDPEVTLQFLKSAIYYFLTDPENHQGHLNAIENILGFTEAEKKNIRKARTT
- the LOC125069970 gene encoding protein quick-to-court isoform X3, whose translation is MNKNYGRRLAEFQDEHFCAGNVTGNFRRSSSLRLRGEKMVQRSPLTTRKYIPIITENTHQKQRSDGSRLPEPSHRPRSQSFNSNIQNKPKKSCLKKQEPCMDRNLSMTDSAHTPPGSPEDLPDDESLHSYGSAATAASIDAGYAPFNGTTFSGRSMRYVLHCSSHAGLAGEEYLTPTQRAQKQIRRLKNLLSQAKKDLEKKDSEIFQLTKEVVELRLYKASIFSPDDKSNSSEIVTVRENNGEASIEDESIKCKESHRSFDIIDSPLFKGQTPTRCRNEMQGSFTDSGHFDDLTNSSLHSKESVHMLTHDASCMTETSDSDEERRNLIAYYDKKIEDVVRSHVGETQEIKKAHNDKVEALLQKLADVNTRYCELLPNYEQAKERIHVLEKQLEEASKQLQDEEGRHRSMYLQMYDKGREAAKYELDKDAEPEPSTSQLNRVSVEELLEQLQITQTELENVRAMYRRIVESQKGTKMNVDPEVTLQFLKSAIYYFLTDPENHQGHLNAIENILGFTEAEKKNIRKARTT
- the LOC125069970 gene encoding protein quick-to-court isoform X1 encodes the protein MNKNYGRRLAEFQDEHFCAGNVTGNFRRSSSLRLRGEKMVQRSPLTTRKYIPIITENTHQKQRSDGSRLPEPSHRPRSQSFNSNIQNKPKKSCLKKQEPCMDRNLSMTDSAHTPPGSPEDLPDDESLHSYGSAATAASIDAGYAPFNGTTFSGRSMRYVLHCSSHAGLAGEEYLTPTQRAQKQIRRLKNLLSQAKKDLEKKDSEIFQLTKEVVELRLYKASIFSPDDKSNSSEIVTVRENNGEASIEDESIKCKESHRSFDIIDSPLFKGQTPTRCRNEMQGSFTDSGHFDDLTNSSLHSKESVHMLTHDASCMTETSDSDEERRNLIAYYDKKIEDVVRSHVGETQEIKKAHNDKVEALLQKLADVNTRYCELLPNYEQAKERIHVLEKQLEEASKQLQDEEGRHRSMYLQMYDKGREAAKYELDKDAEPEPSTSQLNRVSVEELLEQLQITQTELENVRDTAFTEDTTTKSQVLLSAKEAVSLWVLGARKAMYRRIVESQKGTKMNVDPEVTLQFLKSAIYYFLTDPENHQGHLNAIENILGFTEAEKKNIRKARTT